In the Telopea speciosissima isolate NSW1024214 ecotype Mountain lineage chromosome 2, Tspe_v1, whole genome shotgun sequence genome, one interval contains:
- the LOC122649468 gene encoding uncharacterized protein LOC122649468 — protein MAQEEQQHQKYNNNSSGGDCGGGGGSNGGGRSAKKLKQKKIPQRGLGVAQLEKIRLEEQQQKGVAAGVSSPCFVIPLPPPPPPHHQSSSSSPFPTSSIDLSSTTSLFGSPPPGPSPTLDLLVPPPPPTPSLQTITPIYGSHQVASGGGSGGRTMSDMVTSFTRQGHYPNMWNELNYNGDVPRLDHGLACRTHLQNETSYPIWHSSPPVVNDRKQPHSSTMVTVPPFTSSSSGLGFPMELPSNQSIFSNSNYTPPSPWPEEEKMVGIKRPWPFSLENLPFPSKIPSIIQPIYRPEEQSLCGNSNGSTFKLEPGDCIISEGTSGSTALHTTWRGTRSELNHKNGIKENGTLQGDFLTLGPPATSSSTMGCKSNKQQPLASLPSHYPIPEFDLQSSQARSIEEPLLRPAGSSIEQQQQQPIHNFFPPKGQRVATTTNDHRRIEASDTVDLNLKL, from the exons ATGGCACAAGAAGAACAGCAACACCAGAAATATAACAATAATAGCAGTGGTGGTgattgtggtggtggtggtggtagtaatGGAGGAGGTCGTTCTGCCAAGAAGCTGAAGCAGAAAAAAATCCCACAAAGAGGTCTTGGGGTTGCCCAACTGGAGAAGATCCGATTAGAAGAGCAGCAGCAGAAGGGCGTGGCTGCTGGGGTGTCCTCCCCTTGTTTTGTTATTCCActacctcctcctcctcctcctcaccACCAGTCATCTTCTTCGTCCCCTTTCCCTACATCTTCAATTGATCTGTCTTCGACAACTTCTCTGTTTGGAAGCCCTCCTCCGGGTCCCAGCCCTACTCTTGATCTTTTGgtcccaccaccacctccaactccttcGTTGCAGACGATAACTCCAATTTATGGTTCTCATCAAGTTGCTTCCGGTGGTGGCAGCGGTGGTCGTACGATGTCTGACATGGTCACATCTTTTACAAGGCAAGGACATTATCCCAATATGTGGAACGAGTTGAACTACAATGGTGATGTTCCCAGATTGGATCATGGACTTGCATGCCGAACCCACTTGCAGAACGAGACATCCTACCCAATTTGGCATTCTTCTCCCCCCGTTGTGAATGATAGAAAGCAACCACATTCTTCAACAATG GTGACTGTCCCTCCCTTTACTTCATCATCGTCTGGACTAGGTTTCCCGATGGAGCTTCCTTCAAACCAAAGCATTTTCAGCAACAGCAACTACACGCCACCGTCACCGTGGCCCGAGGAAGAGAAG ATGGTTGGTATTAAGCGACCATGGCCCTTCTCTCTAGAAAACCTGCCGTTTCCTTCCAAAATTCCTTCGATTATCCAGCCAATCTACAGACCAGAAGAACAATCTTTATGTGGCAATAGCAATGGCAGCACATTCAAGTTGGAACCTGGAGATTGCATTATCAG TGAGGGTACCTCGGGCTCCACAGCCCTCCACACGACCTGGAGAGGAACCAGGTCCGAGCTGAACCACAAGAATGGAATTAAAGAAAATGGAACTCTTCAAGGGGATTTTCTCACCTTGGGCCCTCCTGCAACAAGTTCATCCACAATGGGTTGCAAATCTAATAAGCAACAGCCCTTAGCATCCTTACCTTCCCATTATCCAATCCCTGAATTCGATCTGCAATCATCTCAG GCAAGAAGCATTGAAGAGCCCTTGCTGCGACCAGCTGGGTCATCAatagaacagcagcagcagcaacccaTTCATAATTTCTTCCCACCAAAAGGGCAGAGAGTGGCAACCACGACGAACGACCACAGGAGAATTGAGGCTAGCGACACAGTTGATCTCAACCTGAAGTTGTAA